The Herbaspirillum sp. DW155 genomic interval CCCGTGATGGGCCGCGCCGTATCGCTGCAGGAACGCCAGATGGAAATCCTGCGCGAAAAGATCCGCGTGCAGGAACTGCGCATGGCCGACCTGATGCGTATCGCCCAGGAAAACGACGAGATCACCAGCAAGTTCCAGGCATGGAGCCGCGCCCTGCTGCTCACCCGCGACGCCGCTGACCTGCCGCGCGTGCTGGTATCGCAGCTGCAGGAGATCTTCCACGTGCCGCAAGTGACGGTGCGCCTGTGGAACCTCGGTGCCGACCACGCCGACAGCTGGGCCACGCAAGAAGTCTCGGACGACGCCCGCCTCTTCGCCAACGGTCTCTCGACCCCCTTCTGCGGTCCCAACAAGGATTTCGAAGCAGCCACCTGGCTGG includes:
- a CDS encoding DUF484 family protein, producing the protein MTTELDSSLIADYLLDHPHFFEEHAELLSTVRLTSPVMGRAVSLQERQMEILREKIRVQELRMADLMRIAQENDEITSKFQAWSRALLLTRDAADLPRVLVSQLQEIFHVPQVTVRLWNLGADHADSWATQEVSDDARLFANGLSTPFCGPNKDFEAATWLDDAASVKSVAMLPLRVGAAPEAFGLLVLGSPDPNRFSADMGTDFLTRIGETGSAALACLLR